Proteins co-encoded in one Methanobacterium formicicum DSM 3637 genomic window:
- a CDS encoding PRC-barrel domain-containing protein — MKVSDFIGMKVIDIEAKEVGKVEDLAVTIKECLVEQIFISTGSTLSKKFFAVKENDVAAIGDYVQLKFNGETLENKVKVDKLDDLAPKESRFKNLEGKVVLAKEGMEIGKIQDMVINPSECLINNVIISMGGTFNRKQFLISSDDIAEIGDYMILKLSKEQIEQMAVD; from the coding sequence ATGAAAGTTAGTGACTTTATTGGAATGAAGGTAATCGATATTGAAGCCAAGGAAGTAGGGAAAGTAGAAGACCTGGCTGTCACAATAAAAGAATGTTTAGTTGAACAGATATTCATATCCACTGGATCTACTCTCAGTAAAAAATTTTTTGCTGTTAAAGAGAACGATGTAGCGGCTATAGGAGATTATGTTCAGTTAAAATTTAATGGGGAAACACTGGAGAATAAGGTCAAAGTGGACAAGCTTGATGATCTTGCTCCCAAGGAATCAAGATTCAAAAATTTGGAGGGAAAGGTGGTTCTTGCCAAGGAAGGTATGGAAATAGGTAAAATTCAGGACATGGTTATTAACCCCTCAGAATGCCTCATTAACAATGTAATCATCTCCATGGGCGGAACCTTCAACCGGAAACAGTTCCTGATCTCCAGCGATGATATTGCAGAAATTGGGGACTACATGATACTAAAGCTTTCCAAAGAACAGATTGAACAAATGGCTGTGGATTAA
- a CDS encoding PIG-L deacetylase family protein encodes MGFRDPKFNFSKLVPLLLLFIILSFVFLFYMSFSTDGTTDYSDFPEIHSSDRILIIAPHADDESVAAAGLIKRTLEKNATVEVVVMTDGSASDSRKEFSDYLKKIEDKNRTETLPNIRHMEVLNALNKIGLNQSNVIFLGYPDGGLRSMWQDNWDSKNPYQSNNAFNKLNHSIYNFTYQPNVSYSGENVNQNLEQIMTDFHPNIILYPDSEDKHPDHWATGNFVRYAALETNYSGMNYTYIVHSGSNWPSPLLFSPKLSLLPPSNLDTNEQWLVLPLDQTEIDTKYKAIDSYQSQLTGSCGYLKSFIRSNELFAVDPPLKIEKINVTIYSLNDTVLSPYTISNSNDQIPDNKTDGLISFHKSYNFITYEKILSNNTTAFSSSEYLLKNNNSHAAQEDNEPEVRAVLHDNQSVYIIIDAANATNRDLIINYHFRIYNGKDFKRVDVMAKNGHVQYIYADNNSIKLNKSPEIEYVDNEIVLKLPVDVFHDFNAIMMGFDILRFRTRE; translated from the coding sequence ATGGGCTTTAGAGATCCTAAATTCAATTTTAGTAAGTTAGTGCCCCTTTTATTGTTATTCATTATTTTATCCTTTGTTTTTTTATTTTATATGTCTTTTTCCACAGATGGAACAACAGACTACAGTGATTTCCCTGAAATCCATTCTTCTGATCGTATTTTAATTATTGCCCCACATGCGGATGATGAATCTGTAGCAGCAGCAGGATTGATTAAAAGAACCTTGGAAAAAAACGCCACAGTTGAAGTGGTGGTCATGACTGATGGCAGCGCCTCGGACAGTAGGAAGGAATTTTCAGATTACCTGAAAAAAATTGAAGATAAAAACCGCACGGAAACTTTACCCAACATAAGGCATATGGAAGTTCTAAATGCTTTAAATAAAATAGGGCTCAACCAGAGCAACGTTATTTTTTTGGGTTATCCTGATGGCGGTCTTAGATCCATGTGGCAAGATAATTGGGACTCTAAAAACCCTTATCAAAGTAATAACGCCTTCAATAAGTTGAATCATTCCATATATAACTTTACTTACCAGCCTAATGTTTCTTATTCTGGTGAGAATGTGAATCAGAATTTGGAACAGATCATGACTGATTTCCATCCAAACATTATTCTTTATCCAGATAGTGAAGATAAACACCCTGATCACTGGGCAACTGGTAATTTTGTAAGGTATGCAGCATTGGAAACTAATTATAGTGGTATGAATTACACCTACATTGTTCACAGTGGATCAAATTGGCCTTCTCCTCTTTTATTTAGTCCTAAACTGAGTCTGTTGCCCCCCTCAAATTTAGATACAAATGAACAGTGGCTAGTATTACCATTGGACCAAACTGAAATTGATACTAAATATAAAGCGATAGACTCATATCAAAGTCAATTAACTGGTAGCTGCGGATACTTGAAATCTTTCATCAGATCTAATGAGTTATTTGCCGTTGACCCCCCATTAAAAATAGAAAAAATTAATGTAACGATATATTCCTTAAATGATACAGTTTTATCACCATATACAATTTCAAACAGTAATGATCAAATTCCAGACAATAAAACAGATGGATTAATCTCATTTCACAAATCATACAACTTTATAACATATGAAAAAATTTTATCTAATAATACAACCGCTTTTTCCTCATCAGAATATTTACTGAAGAATAATAATTCACATGCTGCTCAAGAAGACAACGAACCAGAAGTACGGGCTGTTTTACATGATAACCAGAGTGTTTATATAATTATAGATGCTGCTAATGCAACGAATAGGGATCTGATTATAAATTACCATTTTCGCATTTACAATGGAAAAGATTTTAAACGAGTGGATGTAATGGCCAAGAATGGGCACGTTCAGTACATATACGCTGATAATAATAGTATTAAACTCAATAAATCACCTGAAATAGAGTATGTTGACAATGAGATCGTTTTAAAACTTCCAGTAGATGTTTTTCATGATTTTAATGCAATTATGATGGGTTTTGATATCTTGAGGTTCAGAACAAGAGAATAA